A window of Polynucleobacter sp. KF022 genomic DNA:
TGAATTTAGTGATCTCTTGTAGGCCCTGCAATCAACGCAAAGGTAACCGTACACCTGAGCAAGCTGGTATGGGTTTGTTATACACGCCTTATTTACCAAGCCTTTATGAGGACATGATTCTTAAAGGACGTAATATTTTGTCAGACCAGATGGATTTCTTGGCTGCCAATCTCCCCAAAAATAGCCGCCTTTTGGAGGGTTTCTCCTGAATGTAAAGACAGGGTGGGGTAGTTATTTTGGTTGCCCCAAGTTGAAATCGCTGCGAATAATTTTTGCTGCTTTACTACTTTCAGTGGTTGGGCATCTCCTATTATTTTTTGGCCTTCCTTTTTTTTCATTTAATGAGCTGCCACCAATTGCTGAAGATCTCATCATCAGGACTGAGTTAAAAGCGGAACCGCCTAAGAAAATCCAGATGACTAAGTCTGCTAAAAAGGTAGCTGACAAACAGACCTCATCATCAAATGCGCAGACAGGGGTCAAGTCTGACGGGGCTGGAGCAAACGGCGCTATAGGAGATCAATCTGGGGCGGCATTCAAATTACCGGAATCTGGGATTATTTATTACGATGCTTATGTCGATGGCCAGCAGTATCAAACCGGAGAAATTGACTGGATTGTCGACGGCAATAGCTATCGTCTCTATATCAATATTCCCTATGCTTTTGTCGGCCCTTTTGTATTTGAATCACGCGGCTCGGTAGACGCCTATGGGATTGCTCCCAGTATTTATTGGTCGCAACGCGGAACAAGAACACCGCGCTACTCTCGATTTGATCGAAATGAAAAAGGGGAAGGGCAGATGTTCTTTTCTGAAAAACCTGAATACACGCCCGCAATATTACCTGGCACTCAAGATCGCTTTAGCCTAATTTTCCAGCTAGCTTCGCTGTTAAATGGCAATAGCAAAATGGATGAGGCTGGCACAATACGCAGCATTCCGGTGGTTGACTACAACACCCTGGAGATGTGGAACTTTAAAAGCTATGGAGAAAATGTCTCTGAAGACATTCCAAGCATGGGTAAAACGATCAATCGTCACTATGCCTTGATGCAGCTTGAGAGTAGCCCTTACAAGCGTCAAGTTGATATTTGGCTTGCGAAGGACTTGGATTGGCTGCCTGGCCGCATACGCTCTCTAGAGTCAAATGGTAGGGTGCTTGAACTTGTTTTCAAGCAAAAGAACCCTGTGCCTAAAGCAATTCAGCCCTGAAACTAGAACCCTGACCCAGATTTTGGATTTTGATTAGACCGTCCTAGTAATGCACCCATCATGGAATATAAAGCAGCCCCAGACATGGAGACTGCAAAAATTCCCGAAAAAGAAATGATGATCGGCAGGATTCTCCAGTGCTCAGAAAGCGTGTAATCACCATATCCAACGGTTGTATACATTTCGCCAGCAAAGTAAAAAGTCTGAGGATTAGTGGCAAATACCTTGAGCGCCACACAGATATATGCCCAGGCAATAATTTCGATGAAGTGGCTCGCAATAATCAAAAGAATAGCCACGAAGTATGAAAAAAAGTTTGCGCCGTAAATTTTCTTGTTTTCTAACTTGTGATCAATCCAGTGGAATGCTCCTGCGATCATCAGAACGGCAACACCATGCAGCGTTAACATTAAACATGCTAGTAACAGCACAACCCAGATCTGACTATTGCCCATATCAGTATTGATCTCTGAAAAAAGAGTGGTGAAGCTGGGCAGATCGGCATTCTGGAAAAGATCCAAGATAGGGAGTTTATGGTCGTGGAGGAAGTTGATTGCCATTTGGGGTCTGTAGCGAATATTACAAAAATATCTTATTTGACATAATAATGATTATACGCAGATATGTGTATTATGGCTTAGGCTGTGTAAGGGCCTTTGGGTATACATAAGGCTGCTTATAAAGCTTTAACCAACGTGAACTTAGGCCTTCTGCAATCCATGGCTTCTCGTAGATGACGGCTATATCAATTGCAGTAAAGCCTTGAGAAT
This region includes:
- a CDS encoding DUF3108 domain-containing protein, translated to MTKSAKKVADKQTSSSNAQTGVKSDGAGANGAIGDQSGAAFKLPESGIIYYDAYVDGQQYQTGEIDWIVDGNSYRLYINIPYAFVGPFVFESRGSVDAYGIAPSIYWSQRGTRTPRYSRFDRNEKGEGQMFFSEKPEYTPAILPGTQDRFSLIFQLASLLNGNSKMDEAGTIRSIPVVDYNTLEMWNFKSYGENVSEDIPSMGKTINRHYALMQLESSPYKRQVDIWLAKDLDWLPGRIRSLESNGRVLELVFKQKNPVPKAIQP
- a CDS encoding ion channel, which translates into the protein MAINFLHDHKLPILDLFQNADLPSFTTLFSEINTDMGNSQIWVVLLLACLMLTLHGVAVLMIAGAFHWIDHKLENKKIYGANFFSYFVAILLIIASHFIEIIAWAYICVALKVFATNPQTFYFAGEMYTTVGYGDYTLSEHWRILPIIISFSGIFAVSMSGAALYSMMGALLGRSNQNPKSGSGF